From Budorcas taxicolor isolate Tak-1 chromosome 19, Takin1.1, whole genome shotgun sequence, the proteins below share one genomic window:
- the CRYBA1 gene encoding beta-crystallin A3 has protein sequence METQTVQQELESLPTTKMAQTNPMPGSVGPWKITIYDQENFQGKRMEFTSSCPNVSERNFDNVRSLKVECGAWVGYEHTSFCGQQFVLERGEYPRWDAWSGSNAYHIERLMSFRPICSANHKESKITIFEKENFIGRQWEISDDYPSLQAMGWLNNEVGSMKIQCGAWVCYQYPGYRGYQYILECDHHGGDYKHWREWGSHAQTSQIQSIRRIQQ, from the exons ATGGAGACCCAGACTGTGCAGCAGGAGCTGG AATCCCTTCCAACCACCAAGATGGCTCAAACTAACCCCATGCCGGGGTCTGTGGGGCCATGGAAG ATAACCATCTATGACCAGGAGAACTTCCAGGGCAAGAGAATGGAATTCACCAGCTCCTGCCCAAATGTATCTGAGCGCAATTTTGACAACGTCCGGTCTCTCAAGGTGGAATGTGGCGC CTGGGTTGGTTATGAGCACACCAGCTTCTGTGGGCAACAGTTTGTCCTGGAGAGAGGAGAGTACCCTCGCTGGGATGCCTGGAGTGGGAGTAATGCCTATCACATCGAGCGCCTCATGTCCTTCCGCCCCATCTGTTCGGCT AATCATAAGGAGTCTAAGATTAccatttttgagaaagaaaatttcattGGACGCCAATGGGAAATCTCTGATGACTACCCCTCCTTGCAAGCCATGGGTTGGCTCAACAACGAAGTTGGCTCCATGAAGATACAATGTGGAGC CTGGGTTTGCTACCAGTATCCTGGGTACCGTGGCTATCAGTATATCTTGGAATGTGACCATCATGGAGGAGACTACAAGCACTGGAGAGAGTGGGGTTCTCATGCCCAGACTTCCCAGATTCAATCCATTCGCCGTATCCAACAGTAG